From the genome of Bacteroides sp. MSB163, one region includes:
- a CDS encoding DUF5106 domain-containing protein: MNNNLLFFLIYLMLAVTSGSMSAQQNKTQDQPLSVVPSTLCIPHERAACLLAHFWDDIDFADTLRSRRPAFVEQNLVNFLSLFPHAQAEARIMAVKSLMQRAEVDETAYRLLAQLAEKYLYTPGSPMQNEEYFIPFLEEIVGTSLLDKTENSRSRFLLSAALKNRPGTMATDFTYLTPSGELQTLYTVPATYRLLLLFYDPDCLHCREIITALSTASCLQQQIESGQLTVLAICVGEDRDLWNRSLKDLPTQWLTGFDMGCIRQEERYLLPDMPMMYLLDGEKRVVKKEVSLHQLLLKFQE; this comes from the coding sequence ATGAATAACAATCTTCTTTTCTTCCTGATATACCTCATGCTCGCCGTTACTAGCGGCAGCATGAGCGCACAGCAGAATAAAACTCAAGATCAGCCTCTTTCTGTTGTCCCTTCTACCCTATGCATTCCCCATGAGCGTGCTGCCTGCCTTTTGGCACACTTCTGGGATGATATAGATTTTGCGGATACCTTGCGTAGTCGCCGTCCTGCCTTTGTAGAACAAAATCTCGTCAACTTTCTTTCTCTCTTCCCGCATGCTCAAGCCGAAGCCCGTATCATGGCTGTAAAGAGTTTGATGCAGCGCGCCGAAGTTGACGAAACCGCTTACCGACTATTGGCACAGTTGGCAGAAAAGTATCTCTATACTCCCGGTTCACCTATGCAGAATGAAGAGTACTTTATTCCCTTTTTGGAAGAAATTGTAGGTACCTCCCTACTGGATAAAACAGAAAATTCACGTTCTCGTTTTCTGCTTTCCGCTGCCTTGAAGAACCGTCCCGGCACAATGGCAACCGACTTTACTTATCTCACACCTAGCGGTGAATTGCAAACCTTATATACCGTCCCTGCTACCTATAGGTTATTGCTACTGTTCTACGATCCCGATTGTTTGCATTGTCGGGAAATCATTACCGCTTTGAGCACCGCTTCCTGTCTGCAACAACAGATAGAAAGTGGGCAACTTACCGTGCTTGCCATCTGCGTAGGAGAAGATCGAGACTTGTGGAACCGTTCTTTGAAAGATCTGCCCACCCAGTGGCTTACAGGTTTCGATATGGGTTGTATACGCCAGGAAGAACGCTATTTATTACCTGATATGCCGATGATGTATTTACTTGATGGAGAGAAACGGGTGGTGAAGAAAGAAGTATCGTTGCATCAACTGCTGTTGAAATTTCAAGAGTAA
- a CDS encoding AMP-dependent synthetase/ligase → MTYYHLSVLVHRRAEKYGDKVALKYRDYETSQWIPITWNQFSQTVRQVANALVELGVQEEENIGIFSQNKPECLYVDFGAFANRAVTIPLYATSSPAQAQYIINDAQIRYIFVGEQFQYDAAFSVFGFCQSLQQLIIFDRAVVRDPRDMTSIYFDEFLETGKGLPNNDMVEERTSRASDDDLANILYTSGTTGEPKGVMLHHSNYMEAFRIHDIRLVDMTDQDVSMNFLPLTHVFEKAWTYLCIHKGVQICINLRPVDIQTTIKEIRPTLMCSVPRFWEKVYAGVQEKIAQETGLKKAMMLDAIKVGKIHNIDYLRKGKTPPLMLHLKYKFYEKTVYALLKKTIGIENGNFFPTAGAAVPDEICEFVHSVGINMLVGYGLTESTATVSCFLNQGYEIGSVGTVMPDVEVKIGDENEILLRGKTITKGYYKKAEATAAAIDKDGWFHTGDAGYLKGDQLYLTERIKDLFKTSNGKYVSPQALETKLAIDRYIDQIAIIADQRKFVSALIVPVYGFVKDYAKEKGIEYKDMNDLLQHPKIMGLFRARIDTLQQQFAHYEQVKRFTLLPEPFSMERGELTNTLKLKRPVVAKNYKNVIDRMYEE, encoded by the coding sequence ATGACTTATTATCATTTATCTGTCCTCGTACATCGGCGGGCAGAGAAGTATGGCGACAAGGTGGCTCTGAAATACAGGGATTACGAAACGTCGCAGTGGATCCCCATCACTTGGAATCAATTCTCACAAACAGTTCGACAAGTTGCGAATGCACTCGTAGAGTTAGGAGTGCAGGAGGAAGAAAACATAGGAATCTTTTCTCAGAACAAGCCCGAATGCCTTTACGTGGATTTCGGGGCATTTGCTAACCGTGCGGTGACCATACCTCTGTATGCTACCAGTTCACCGGCACAAGCGCAGTACATTATCAATGATGCTCAGATACGTTATATATTTGTAGGCGAGCAATTCCAGTATGATGCGGCTTTCAGTGTCTTTGGCTTTTGCCAATCGTTGCAGCAATTGATCATTTTCGACCGTGCTGTAGTACGCGACCCTCGTGACATGACTTCCATTTATTTCGACGAATTCCTGGAAACGGGAAAAGGTTTGCCGAACAACGATATGGTGGAAGAACGTACTTCCCGTGCATCGGATGATGATCTTGCCAACATTCTTTATACATCCGGTACAACTGGTGAACCGAAGGGGGTAATGCTGCATCACTCTAACTATATGGAAGCTTTCCGTATCCATGATATCCGTCTGGTAGACATGACCGATCAGGATGTTTCCATGAACTTTCTCCCCTTGACACATGTCTTTGAGAAAGCATGGACGTATCTTTGTATTCATAAAGGCGTGCAGATTTGCATCAACCTGCGTCCGGTGGATATCCAGACTACCATTAAAGAAATTCGTCCGACATTGATGTGCAGCGTTCCCCGTTTCTGGGAAAAGGTGTATGCCGGAGTACAGGAAAAGATAGCTCAGGAAACCGGTTTGAAGAAAGCTATGATGCTGGATGCCATTAAAGTCGGCAAGATACATAACATTGATTATCTGCGTAAAGGCAAAACTCCGCCGTTGATGCTTCATCTGAAGTATAAGTTCTACGAAAAGACGGTTTATGCTTTACTGAAAAAGACGATTGGTATTGAGAACGGCAACTTCTTTCCTACTGCCGGAGCTGCCGTACCTGATGAAATTTGTGAATTTGTTCATTCAGTAGGTATTAATATGTTGGTTGGCTATGGTCTGACTGAATCAACCGCTACCGTTTCTTGTTTCCTTAACCAAGGTTACGAAATTGGTTCCGTAGGCACCGTAATGCCTGATGTAGAAGTGAAGATCGGTGACGAGAATGAAATACTTCTGCGTGGAAAGACTATCACGAAAGGCTATTATAAGAAAGCGGAAGCTACTGCCGCTGCTATTGATAAAGATGGTTGGTTCCATACCGGTGATGCCGGCTATCTGAAGGGTGACCAACTTTATCTGACTGAGCGTATCAAGGACTTATTCAAGACTTCCAATGGTAAGTATGTCAGTCCGCAAGCTTTAGAAACGAAACTGGCCATTGACCGTTACATCGATCAGATTGCCATTATTGCCGATCAGCGTAAATTTGTGTCTGCCCTTATTGTACCGGTCTATGGTTTTGTGAAAGATTATGCCAAGGAAAAAGGTATCGAATATAAGGATATGAACGACCTTCTGCAACATCCCAAGATTATGGGATTGTTCCGTGCACGCATAGACACTTTACAGCAACAGTTCGCACACTACGAACAAGTGAAACGTTTTACTCTCTTGCCGGAACCGTTCAGCATGGAACGTGGTGAACTGACTAATACTTTGAAGTTGAAGCGCCCTGTAGTTGCAAAGAACTACAAGAATGTGATAGATAGAATGTACGAAGAATAA
- a CDS encoding FimB/Mfa2 family fimbrial subunit has product MQSRKRNIISQFAGMVLSAVLATVALSSCERIFEDLDPCPHGVSLRFVYDYNMEFANAFPKQVDCLTLYIYDDKDNYVDTKIVTGAELQDEDYRMTLDLEKGNYHFVAYGGLACDKSSFSLLQAPAAGSKRTDLRAAMDADCLTVPERRNLHDMFWGQLTLATADLYSEGTVKMMKNTNSIRIVLQHVDGTPVKADDFDFEIIDDNTLFNYDNDLLPNGNITYIPWAKGQAQTGVSIVGPDQVVPQPVEVAYAELSTSRLMTKNSPRLLVKRHEDGEIVIDFPLNNYLLLMRSDRYSKMGDQEYLDRESRWTLYFFLQAGIWLQTRIVVNDWVVRINDIEM; this is encoded by the coding sequence ATGCAAAGCAGAAAGCGGAATATAATTTCACAGTTTGCCGGCATGGTGCTCAGCGCCGTGCTGGCAACTGTTGCCTTGTCCTCGTGCGAGCGGATATTCGAAGACCTCGATCCATGTCCGCACGGTGTATCGTTGCGTTTCGTCTATGACTACAACATGGAGTTCGCTAACGCGTTCCCCAAGCAAGTGGACTGCCTGACGCTTTACATCTACGATGACAAGGACAATTACGTAGATACAAAGATAGTGACAGGGGCGGAATTGCAGGACGAAGATTACCGGATGACACTGGATCTTGAAAAGGGAAATTATCATTTCGTGGCATACGGCGGATTGGCCTGCGACAAAAGCTCTTTCTCGCTGTTGCAAGCACCTGCAGCGGGCAGCAAACGGACAGACTTGCGCGCCGCCATGGATGCTGACTGTCTCACCGTGCCCGAACGCCGCAACCTGCATGATATGTTTTGGGGACAACTTACCCTCGCCACTGCCGATCTTTACAGTGAAGGAACAGTGAAGATGATGAAGAACACCAACAGCATACGTATCGTATTGCAGCACGTGGACGGAACACCGGTCAAAGCCGATGACTTCGACTTCGAAATCATCGATGACAACACGCTCTTCAACTACGACAATGACCTGTTGCCCAACGGAAACATCACCTACATTCCCTGGGCTAAAGGACAAGCGCAGACGGGTGTCTCTATCGTAGGTCCCGATCAGGTAGTGCCCCAGCCTGTCGAAGTGGCCTATGCCGAGCTCAGCACCTCACGGCTGATGACCAAAAATTCTCCGCGTCTGCTTGTGAAGCGGCACGAAGATGGAGAAATCGTGATAGACTTTCCGCTCAATAATTATCTGTTGCTGATGCGAAGCGACCGTTACAGCAAGATGGGCGACCAAGAGTATCTGGATCGTGAAAGCCGCTGGACGCTCTACTTCTTCCTGCAAGCGGGTATTTGGTTGCAGACGCGTATCGTAGTGAACGACTGGGTGGTGAGGATCAACGACATCGAAATGTAA
- a CDS encoding family 43 glycosylhydrolase, with protein MYNLSITTGKIADGFSALLMLCCILMVQSCAVPVQTTASLSSDNGDGTYTNPVINADYPDPDIIRVGEDFYMVSSSFVAMPGIPICHSKDLINWRIIGHAYDSITFRPQYRMENEQTAYSRLCWAPSIKYHDGTYYIGVNIADDGFVMFKSNKPEGPYSMYKFDKRLYDPGFFIDDDGKKYVTHGKTKIYLTRLKDDGTGVLDPDDEGTLIITAPKGYEYLFEGCHTYKRNGWYYIFNPALGYNGVQMISRSRNLYGPYETKVLIDDDINYAGAGVHQGGYVETLEGESWAYTFQDRDYMGRCVMLYPMKWEEDWPVVGPEGKPGKGVVTYRKPAVKTKQEITFPQHSDDFSSSKLAHVWEFNHVPRKDKWSLTDRPGYFRIYAQYAKGFEWARNSLTQKVSGPYSTGTVSLDLTGLREGDFAGNGIMGRVMYQLGVRKKADGFWLEMRQGGREGETVVDSLPVKTDKIYLRTEVTKQGSLLFYYSLDNLEYNRLGPEGVSNFWGFLGIRHALCCYNLNKGATGGYADFDYFELESNRRGNHYDAFTEIDFSQYDDREGMKLVRPVAKRPMQFISGVRDGNWLVFNNMCFKPTPQKVTIELQAETPGTVIEIREGSLDGKLIATCPINQSQTPGEWEKQTFEVSGAVKDKSKIYFLFRGQSQGLAIKNFIFY; from the coding sequence ATGTATAACTTATCTATTACTACAGGAAAAATAGCGGATGGCTTTTCCGCATTGTTAATGCTTTGTTGCATACTCATGGTACAGTCGTGCGCTGTTCCCGTACAAACTACAGCTTCTTTGTCGTCTGACAATGGAGACGGTACTTATACCAATCCGGTGATTAATGCCGATTATCCCGATCCTGACATTATACGGGTAGGTGAAGACTTTTATATGGTCAGTTCCTCATTCGTTGCTATGCCGGGTATTCCTATCTGCCATTCTAAGGACCTTATAAATTGGCGTATCATAGGGCATGCCTACGACAGCATCACTTTCCGCCCTCAATATAGGATGGAGAATGAACAGACAGCGTATAGTCGTTTATGTTGGGCTCCTTCCATTAAATATCATGACGGTACCTATTATATAGGAGTTAATATTGCCGATGATGGCTTTGTAATGTTTAAGAGTAATAAACCGGAAGGTCCGTATTCAATGTATAAGTTTGACAAGCGTTTGTATGATCCGGGATTTTTCATTGATGATGATGGTAAGAAATATGTCACACATGGAAAGACGAAAATATACCTGACACGTTTGAAAGATGATGGAACCGGTGTACTGGATCCTGACGATGAGGGTACCTTGATTATAACAGCTCCCAAGGGATATGAATATCTTTTTGAAGGATGTCACACTTATAAAAGGAATGGTTGGTATTATATATTCAATCCGGCATTGGGATACAATGGGGTACAGATGATCAGCCGCTCCCGTAATCTTTACGGTCCGTATGAAACAAAGGTCCTTATTGATGATGATATCAACTATGCCGGTGCCGGTGTACATCAGGGCGGATATGTGGAGACGCTTGAAGGTGAATCATGGGCCTATACTTTCCAGGACAGGGATTATATGGGTAGGTGTGTGATGCTGTATCCGATGAAATGGGAAGAGGATTGGCCGGTGGTAGGTCCGGAAGGTAAACCGGGAAAAGGAGTAGTAACTTATAGAAAACCGGCAGTCAAGACCAAGCAAGAGATTACATTTCCCCAACATTCGGATGATTTCAGTTCTTCGAAACTGGCTCATGTATGGGAATTCAATCATGTACCCCGGAAAGATAAATGGAGTCTGACGGATCGTCCCGGTTATTTTAGAATTTATGCGCAGTATGCAAAGGGATTTGAATGGGCGCGTAATTCTCTGACACAGAAAGTGTCCGGACCTTATAGTACCGGAACTGTTTCATTAGATTTGACCGGACTCCGTGAGGGAGATTTTGCCGGAAATGGCATTATGGGGAGAGTCATGTACCAACTGGGAGTACGGAAGAAGGCGGATGGCTTTTGGCTTGAAATGAGGCAGGGAGGAAGAGAAGGAGAGACTGTTGTCGATAGTCTTCCTGTCAAAACTGATAAGATATACCTGCGCACTGAAGTGACAAAGCAAGGATCTTTACTGTTTTATTATAGTCTGGATAATCTTGAATATAACCGTTTGGGTCCGGAAGGAGTTTCTAACTTCTGGGGATTTCTGGGTATCCGTCATGCTTTATGCTGTTATAACTTAAATAAAGGTGCTACTGGCGGCTATGCCGATTTTGATTATTTTGAATTAGAAAGTAATCGCAGGGGAAATCATTACGATGCATTTACCGAGATAGACTTTTCTCAGTATGATGATCGTGAAGGAATGAAGTTAGTACGTCCGGTAGCAAAACGCCCTATGCAGTTTATTTCCGGAGTACGGGATGGAAACTGGCTCGTATTCAATAATATGTGCTTTAAGCCAACCCCTCAAAAAGTAACTATCGAACTTCAGGCGGAAACTCCCGGAACAGTGATTGAGATAAGGGAGGGAAGTCTCGATGGTAAGTTGATAGCTACTTGCCCGATAAATCAGAGCCAGACTCCGGGAGAATGGGAGAAGCAAACCTTTGAGGTCAGTGGAGCAGTAAAAGATAAGTCCAAAATTTATTTCCTGTTCCGCGGACAGAGTCAGGGACTTGCTATAAAGAACTTTATCTTTTACTGA
- a CDS encoding porin family protein, producing the protein MKKILALVAILAIGLGSINAQDNLRWGVTAGMNVSNIKVSGFDSRVGFHAGVKAELGLPQVTEGAYMDFGALLSLKGAKVDGGALGSIKLNPCYLEIPVHIGYKYAVSDNFTLFANAGPYIGIGLFGKLKTTGEIKNELESSVGTSSENIFGDDGFKRFDLGLGLKAGMEFSQKYQISIGYDFGLTETSDAGTKNRNLMISLGFMF; encoded by the coding sequence ATGAAAAAGATTTTAGCATTAGTCGCCATATTGGCGATAGGTTTAGGGAGTATCAACGCACAAGATAACCTCAGATGGGGTGTCACGGCAGGTATGAATGTAAGCAATATCAAAGTTAGCGGCTTTGATAGCCGGGTAGGTTTCCATGCTGGTGTTAAGGCAGAGCTTGGATTACCACAAGTAACAGAAGGAGCTTATATGGATTTCGGCGCATTACTTTCTTTAAAAGGAGCTAAAGTAGATGGCGGTGCCTTAGGCAGTATCAAACTGAACCCTTGCTATTTAGAGATTCCTGTACATATCGGTTATAAGTATGCTGTAAGTGATAATTTCACTTTATTTGCCAATGCAGGCCCTTATATTGGAATCGGATTATTCGGAAAGTTAAAAACAACAGGCGAAATTAAGAATGAACTTGAATCCAGTGTTGGTACTTCATCTGAAAATATTTTCGGTGATGACGGTTTCAAACGTTTTGACCTTGGTCTGGGGTTAAAAGCCGGTATGGAGTTCAGCCAAAAATACCAGATTTCCATTGGTTACGATTTCGGTTTAACAGAAACTTCAGATGCAGGAACTAAGAATCGAAACCTGATGATTTCTTTAGGATTTATGTTCTAA
- a CDS encoding hybrid sensor histidine kinase/response regulator transcription factor, with product MRRLIIYFLYLMIPMFSSAQPICQITDFTAENGLPQDIASAVLQDQKGFLWICTRNGLNKFDGYTFKNYKSAPHKEYTLSNNRITFISETAYGDIWCQTYDSKAYIFDTHLEIFYDVLQTVDKDMQRRNFVQKIFPLKEGIAWVTCDKGYCYRVDEKRYKEKDGVTLYSTFNGFLKGEHIYTIFQDSDKDEWILTDKGISIIGNKKIGSDFPFQFIQEYNGTIYLASASEKIAYYNQQTESIKFIELPYPINKINSLDITNHGLLTIATDNGVILFNPENKTSQLIDIRTPMQPSNEAISIYEDKEGELWIFPTTPGVIRFNPATGEKQYLFTPEKEVVNYGRENKNIIFEDKQGTLWLIPHNGNFCYYDRKNKELKAFYTDPDNPQSLFAPLVRYHYQDRQGNHWLVSARGVKKMSFYPQIYNLNGIDRGFEIRAFLLDSSQRLWVASKSEYVRIYRPDGSLAGYLSPQGKIGKDKVSFNASVYSICEGKDGTIWIGSKGNGLFQLAKKTDGNYDVQNYMYASEDIYCLSNNDIFSIYSDNHDNIWIGCYGGGLNLLQQTPEGKVYFINHRNKLQNYPFSTCHNIRYITGTENGILLVGTTFGLVTFSNDFTQPEEIKFYRNIQNKSNPFSLTGNDIMHIYENSHKDIYVLTFTGGVNKITSRTLLSENIEFQYYTELEGLGSDMVLSMIEDSQKKLWIASENALSKFNPETEAFENYSTGFLRQKMNFSEAIPTINARQQLIFGTDMGFLEIVPEQMKKSDYVPPIVFTDLKVNGKKSTVSTDDLKEIALHPSERNINVQFSALDFTRPNDIRYAYRLEGLEKEWNYSDKNKSASYINLPAGEYRLHVKSTNSDGVWVNNIRTLSIKVIPTFWETPWALLAYLAAFILLTGLILYIFSYIYRLRHQVDMEQQLSNIKLKFFTDISHELRTPLTLISSPVSEVLEDQTISPSVREHLTVVHKNTERMLRLVNQILDFRKIQNKKMKVMVEQTELIAFLMKITENFRLIAEEKQIDFTFNADQEEVYIWIDRDKVEKIVFNLLSNAFKYTLPGKTVKITVQKSDQHIRISIIDEGIGIAPDKIGSLFKRFETLSKNNNILQPSSGIGLSLVKELVDMHHGDIEVKSQPGTGSEFSVTLPLEREVFEKDAQAELILADSSDNTEYITATVDNGIAESENSSEEDFLSILIVEDNRELRSLLRNILSKKYTILEAANGEEGLKLASEAIPDMIISDVMMPVMDGLEMIKRIKENKDICYVPIILLSAKASLDDRITALEQGIDDYITKPFSSSYLKARIASLFTKRKQLQEIFMKQLSANNETDNSKDWTPSEPEVMPHDKLFMKEVMDFLEDQMDNPDLVIDDFANKLLLSRSIFYRKLKSIVGMPPVDFIREIRVKRAAQLIRNDVYNFSQIAYMTGFSDPKYFSRCFKKHMGVTPSEYKNSINNEEDNPDQ from the coding sequence ATGAGACGACTGATTATCTACTTCTTATACTTAATGATACCGATGTTTTCATCGGCACAGCCCATCTGCCAGATTACTGATTTTACAGCTGAGAACGGACTACCCCAAGATATCGCATCAGCTGTTTTACAAGATCAGAAAGGCTTTCTCTGGATCTGTACCCGTAACGGACTCAATAAGTTCGACGGATATACATTCAAGAACTACAAATCCGCGCCACATAAAGAATATACGCTATCCAACAATCGGATAACCTTTATTTCAGAAACCGCATATGGCGATATCTGGTGCCAGACGTATGACAGCAAGGCTTATATATTCGACACTCATCTTGAAATCTTCTACGATGTCCTGCAAACAGTAGATAAAGATATGCAAAGAAGAAACTTTGTCCAGAAAATATTTCCCCTAAAAGAAGGTATAGCCTGGGTGACATGCGACAAGGGTTATTGTTACAGAGTCGATGAAAAGAGATACAAAGAGAAAGACGGAGTTACACTCTATAGCACATTCAACGGTTTTTTAAAAGGTGAACACATCTACACTATCTTCCAGGATTCCGATAAGGATGAGTGGATATTGACAGACAAAGGTATATCCATAATAGGCAACAAAAAGATCGGCAGCGATTTTCCTTTCCAGTTTATTCAGGAATACAACGGTACAATCTACCTTGCTTCCGCTTCTGAAAAGATAGCCTATTATAACCAACAAACAGAAAGCATAAAATTTATAGAGCTTCCTTACCCCATCAACAAAATAAACTCTTTAGACATAACCAACCATGGGCTACTCACCATAGCCACTGATAACGGCGTCATCCTGTTCAATCCGGAAAATAAGACTTCTCAGTTAATAGATATCCGTACTCCTATGCAACCCTCCAATGAAGCAATCTCCATTTATGAGGATAAAGAAGGAGAACTATGGATATTCCCCACTACTCCCGGAGTGATACGCTTTAATCCGGCAACAGGTGAAAAACAATACCTCTTTACACCCGAAAAAGAGGTCGTGAATTATGGCCGGGAGAACAAAAACATCATATTTGAAGATAAACAAGGTACATTATGGCTAATTCCCCATAATGGAAACTTCTGTTACTATGACAGGAAAAATAAAGAACTGAAAGCCTTTTATACTGATCCGGACAACCCTCAATCGCTATTTGCTCCGCTTGTTCGCTACCATTATCAGGACAGACAGGGAAACCACTGGCTTGTCAGTGCCAGAGGAGTAAAGAAAATGTCTTTCTATCCACAAATTTATAATCTGAATGGAATAGACAGGGGATTTGAAATCCGCGCCTTCCTTTTGGACAGTTCACAACGATTGTGGGTAGCTTCCAAAAGCGAATATGTCAGGATATACCGCCCCGATGGTAGCCTGGCCGGTTACTTGTCTCCACAGGGAAAGATAGGTAAAGATAAAGTATCATTCAATGCCAGTGTTTACAGCATCTGCGAAGGAAAGGACGGAACAATCTGGATAGGAAGCAAGGGAAACGGACTATTCCAACTTGCAAAGAAAACCGATGGGAATTACGACGTACAAAATTATATGTATGCCTCCGAAGACATTTATTGTTTGAGCAACAATGACATATTCAGCATATATTCCGATAATCATGACAACATCTGGATAGGATGCTACGGTGGCGGATTAAATCTGCTACAACAAACACCTGAGGGGAAAGTGTACTTTATTAATCACAGGAACAAGCTACAAAACTATCCGTTCAGCACCTGCCATAATATCCGCTACATTACAGGTACGGAAAATGGTATCCTGTTGGTAGGAACCACCTTTGGTTTGGTTACATTCTCAAATGACTTTACACAACCGGAAGAAATCAAGTTCTACAGAAATATACAGAATAAGAGCAATCCTTTCAGCCTGACCGGAAACGACATTATGCATATATACGAAAATAGCCATAAAGACATCTATGTATTGACATTCACCGGAGGAGTCAACAAAATCACATCCAGAACCCTACTTAGCGAAAACATTGAATTTCAGTATTACACCGAGCTGGAAGGGCTAGGATCCGATATGGTCCTATCCATGATAGAAGATTCTCAAAAGAAACTGTGGATAGCATCAGAAAACGCTTTGTCCAAATTTAATCCGGAAACAGAGGCATTCGAAAACTATAGTACAGGATTCCTCAGACAGAAGATGAACTTTAGCGAAGCGATACCCACCATAAACGCCCGGCAACAATTGATTTTCGGCACAGATATGGGCTTTTTGGAAATTGTTCCGGAACAAATGAAGAAGAGTGATTATGTACCTCCCATCGTCTTTACTGATTTGAAAGTTAACGGAAAGAAATCAACAGTCTCCACCGATGACTTGAAAGAGATAGCTTTACACCCTTCGGAACGAAATATTAATGTACAATTTTCAGCATTAGACTTCACGCGACCGAATGACATACGCTATGCCTATCGCCTGGAAGGTCTTGAAAAAGAATGGAATTATAGCGATAAAAACAAATCAGCAAGCTACATCAATCTGCCCGCAGGCGAATATCGTCTTCATGTGAAATCAACAAATAGTGACGGAGTATGGGTAAACAATATCCGTACACTTTCCATCAAGGTCATTCCTACCTTTTGGGAGACTCCTTGGGCTTTACTGGCATATCTTGCAGCATTCATCCTTCTCACAGGGTTAATTCTGTATATCTTCTCTTACATCTATCGACTGCGTCACCAAGTGGATATGGAACAGCAATTATCAAATATCAAACTGAAATTCTTTACCGATATTTCACATGAGCTACGCACACCATTGACTCTTATCTCCAGTCCGGTCAGTGAAGTTCTGGAGGACCAGACCATTTCTCCTTCCGTACGGGAACATCTGACCGTTGTACATAAGAATACGGAACGTATGTTGCGTCTTGTCAATCAGATACTCGATTTCCGGAAGATACAGAATAAGAAAATGAAAGTAATGGTTGAACAAACAGAATTGATTGCTTTCCTGATGAAAATTACAGAAAACTTCCGTCTGATTGCTGAAGAGAAACAAATAGACTTCACATTCAATGCTGATCAAGAAGAAGTATATATATGGATAGACAGGGACAAAGTGGAAAAAATAGTATTCAATCTATTATCCAATGCATTCAAATATACTCTACCCGGAAAAACCGTAAAGATTACAGTACAGAAATCGGATCAGCATATCCGCATTTCCATTATTGATGAAGGTATCGGTATTGCTCCTGATAAGATAGGTTCTCTTTTCAAACGCTTTGAGACACTAAGCAAGAACAACAATATTCTGCAACCTTCATCAGGCATTGGCTTATCACTCGTCAAAGAATTGGTGGATATGCATCACGGGGATATAGAGGTCAAGAGCCAACCGGGAACGGGTAGCGAATTCAGTGTAACTTTACCTTTGGAACGTGAAGTGTTCGAGAAAGATGCACAGGCCGAATTAATCCTTGCTGATAGTTCGGACAATACAGAATATATTACCGCAACTGTAGATAACGGTATAGCTGAATCTGAAAACAGTTCGGAAGAGGATTTTTTATCCATTTTAATCGTAGAAGATAATCGTGAGCTGAGAAGCCTGCTCAGAAATATACTATCAAAGAAATACACTATCCTGGAAGCAGCAAACGGAGAAGAAGGTTTGAAACTTGCATCGGAGGCTATACCCGATATGATAATCAGTGATGTAATGATGCCTGTCATGGATGGATTGGAAATGATTAAACGTATCAAGGAAAACAAAGATATCTGCTATGTTCCAATCATTCTCCTATCAGCAAAAGCATCATTGGATGACCGTATCACCGCTTTGGAACAAGGTATCGATGATTACATTACGAAACCATTCAGTTCTTCGTACCTCAAAGCCCGTATTGCTTCTCTGTTTACCAAGCGCAAGCAGTTACAGGAAATATTCATGAAGCAGTTATCAGCAAACAATGAAACCGATAATTCCAAGGACTGGACTCCTTCGGAACCCGAAGTGATGCCGCATGATAAGTTATTCATGAAAGAAGTGATGGATTTCCTGGAAGATCAAATGGATAATCCGGATCTGGTGATCGACGATTTCGCCAACAAGCTACTGCTGAGCCGGAGTATTTTCTACCGGAAGCTTAAGTCCATTGTAGGAATGCCTCCGGTAGATTTTATCAGGGAAATTCGTGTAAAAAGAGCTGCCCAGTTGATCAGAAATGATGTATACAACTTCTCTCAAATAGCTTATATGACCGGTTTTAGCGATCCGAAGTATTTCAGCAGATGCTTCAAAAAACACATGGGAGTTACTCCAAGTGAGTATAAAAACTCCATTAATAACGAGGAGGATAATCCGGATCAGTAA